Proteins co-encoded in one Natronorubrum daqingense genomic window:
- a CDS encoding NAD(P)-dependent oxidoreductase — MSSLGFIGLGSMGGPMAKNLVSADHDLTAYDLDDDALEAISDAGATAATSTADAVEGAEVVFLSLPGPDNVAAVVDEIEADLEAGSILVDLTTSTPGTTEAIANRLADRDIDVLGAPVSGGSSGADAGTLSIIVGGDEAVFEACEPLFEVIGSDVFHVGDGVGHGHAVKLLNNYLSNIALLATSEAVILGDAAGLDRQTLVDVFSVSSGRNSANQDKIPNYVLTGEYDMGFKIGLMEKDMRLLSEFAGEQQVPMLLGHLTRDLAGYAKTKKGFDSDMTRVYDFLEEFMLE, encoded by the coding sequence GTGTCTTCTCTTGGATTCATCGGACTCGGCTCGATGGGCGGACCGATGGCGAAAAACCTGGTTTCGGCGGACCACGACCTAACGGCGTACGACCTCGACGACGACGCACTCGAGGCGATCTCCGACGCCGGCGCGACGGCGGCGACGTCCACCGCGGACGCAGTCGAGGGCGCGGAGGTCGTCTTCCTCTCGCTTCCGGGCCCGGACAACGTCGCCGCGGTCGTCGACGAAATCGAAGCCGACCTCGAGGCGGGGTCGATCCTCGTCGATCTCACCACCTCGACGCCGGGGACGACGGAAGCGATCGCAAACCGACTCGCTGACCGGGATATCGACGTGTTGGGTGCGCCCGTCAGCGGGGGCTCCTCCGGTGCGGATGCCGGGACGCTATCGATCATCGTCGGCGGCGACGAGGCGGTCTTCGAGGCGTGTGAGCCACTCTTCGAGGTCATCGGCTCGGACGTCTTCCACGTCGGCGACGGCGTCGGTCACGGCCACGCGGTCAAACTCCTCAACAATTACCTCTCGAACATCGCGCTGCTGGCGACCTCCGAGGCGGTGATCCTCGGCGACGCGGCGGGTCTCGACAGGCAGACGCTCGTCGACGTCTTCAGCGTCTCTAGCGGACGAAACAGCGCGAATCAGGACAAGATTCCGAACTACGTGCTCACCGGTGAGTACGATATGGGCTTCAAAATCGGCCTCATGGAGAAGGACATGCGGCTGCTCTCTGAGTTCGCGGGCGAACAACAGGTCCCGATGCTCCTCGGTCACCTCACCCGCGACCTCGCCGGCTACGCGAAGACGAAGAAAGGCTTCGACAGCGACATGACTCGGGTGTACGACTTTCTGGAAGAATTCATGCTCGAGTGA
- a CDS encoding dehydrogenase — protein MPTEVTYGLPYDQWNWRIGVYIAMIGLAGGAYLTGYVADLLAEKRDSRQYGQVATFGYLVGLGGLAIGPPILLSHLAAPFRAMMIPLTMTNLGSWMSIGAYMLMGFGLGTTLMFLWLAFGTNRPHVQTLDSSNEVAADGGEDVAADGGPAKAATSDETAGGFRGAANKVGLMNLLDSIADYTRPSRRNRLVVGALFGIFAAGVLVYSAMAYGSGSTERVALWDPTFLLPVQILTGLGAGLTIAVGLAALAERDVGRPIQNCSLGAAGLLAGGLVAVLATLFLLPEQIPEAQPAVDNLTSAYALEFVGIALVGGLLLPIVLSIAGTLGVRRDALSDSGAVGAYVAAAALVVAGKLALALSYLMAAEFTPMPLPV, from the coding sequence ATGCCAACTGAAGTCACGTACGGCCTACCGTACGACCAATGGAACTGGCGTATCGGCGTCTACATCGCCATGATCGGACTCGCAGGCGGGGCCTACCTCACCGGGTACGTCGCCGACTTGCTCGCCGAAAAACGCGACTCGAGGCAGTACGGACAGGTCGCTACGTTCGGCTACCTCGTCGGATTAGGTGGGCTGGCCATCGGGCCGCCGATCTTGCTCTCACACCTCGCGGCACCGTTCCGTGCCATGATGATTCCGCTGACGATGACGAATCTGGGGTCGTGGATGTCCATCGGCGCGTACATGCTGATGGGCTTCGGACTGGGAACGACGTTGATGTTCCTCTGGCTTGCGTTCGGCACGAACCGTCCACACGTCCAAACGCTGGACTCGAGTAACGAGGTTGCAGCCGACGGCGGCGAAGATGTCGCAGCCGACGGTGGCCCGGCCAAAGCCGCGACCAGCGACGAAACGGCTGGTGGCTTCCGCGGCGCTGCGAACAAGGTCGGCCTCATGAACCTCCTCGACAGTATCGCGGACTACACCCGTCCGTCCCGGCGAAACCGACTCGTCGTCGGTGCACTCTTCGGGATCTTCGCGGCCGGCGTGTTGGTCTACTCCGCGATGGCCTACGGCTCCGGTTCGACCGAACGCGTCGCGCTCTGGGACCCGACGTTCTTGCTCCCGGTGCAGATCCTCACCGGTCTCGGTGCCGGACTCACCATCGCAGTCGGCCTCGCCGCACTCGCCGAGCGAGACGTCGGGCGACCCATCCAGAACTGTTCGCTCGGTGCTGCCGGCTTGCTCGCAGGCGGACTCGTCGCAGTGCTCGCGACGCTGTTCCTCTTGCCCGAGCAAATTCCGGAAGCCCAACCAGCAGTCGACAACCTGACGTCGGCCTACGCACTCGAGTTCGTCGGCATCGCACTCGTCGGCGGCCTGCTCTTGCCGATCGTGCTCTCGATCGCTGGGACACTCGGCGTGCGTCGTGACGCGCTCTCTGACTCCGGTGCCGTCGGAGCCTACGTCGCCGCGGCCGCGCTGGTCGTCGCCGGCAAACTCGCGCTCGCGCTCAGCTACCTCATGGCCGCCGAGTTCACGCCGATGCCGCTCCCAGTATAG
- a CDS encoding TorD/DmsD family molecular chaperone yields the protein MTQPSNTTGELAELYAFVSSVLADPPDEIAVERLSTEQFPAQASPQSLENGFRLLRQWQADVDEPSETADELKRTHTKLFVGPRPRLQIYESWYADDYLGQPLAAVKSSYRDLNIHPTEDLKEEADHAAVELAALQTLARDGDDEHRRAFLMAHGWWLTDLATDLQEMVDDTFYEAIGWLVEGIVDLDCYLLSLDPNDLERGYDDSPYTPVEPSFKAPFEEQ from the coding sequence ATGACACAGCCGAGCAACACGACGGGCGAACTCGCGGAACTCTACGCCTTCGTCTCGAGCGTACTCGCAGATCCGCCCGACGAGATCGCCGTCGAACGACTCTCGACCGAACAGTTTCCCGCACAGGCCTCCCCGCAGTCACTCGAGAACGGGTTCCGACTGCTCCGCCAGTGGCAAGCCGACGTAGACGAGCCAAGCGAGACAGCCGACGAACTCAAACGAACACATACGAAGCTCTTCGTCGGTCCGCGACCCAGACTCCAGATTTACGAGTCCTGGTACGCAGACGACTACCTCGGCCAGCCCCTCGCGGCCGTCAAGAGCTCCTACCGAGATCTGAACATCCACCCGACGGAGGACCTCAAGGAAGAAGCAGACCACGCCGCCGTCGAGTTAGCAGCCCTCCAGACGCTCGCTCGAGACGGCGACGACGAGCACCGACGCGCGTTCCTCATGGCCCACGGCTGGTGGCTGACGGACCTCGCGACGGATCTCCAGGAGATGGTCGACGACACGTTCTACGAGGCCATCGGCTGGCTCGTCGAGGGCATCGTCGATCTGGACTGTTACCTGCTCAGCCTCGATCCGAACGACCTCGAGCGCGGGTACGACGACAGTCCCTACACGCCGGTCGAGCCGTCGTTCAAAGCGCCGTTCGAAGAGCAGTAA
- a CDS encoding S9 family peptidase has protein sequence MDSYEIERYLNIRSAYGASFSPDGECLSFLMNTTGTGQLWTLEEPRAWPEQRTFYDERVTFASWSPERPEVVFGMDEGGNERAQLFKLDAETGEITNLTGKPDAKHRWGGWSHDGERFAFASNRRDESVFDIYVQNRTETGDEATLVYEGDGWLSLSGWCPDDSKLLVSQAYSNFDQDLYVLDIEAEEPELEHLTPHEGDVRYQSASWAPDGSGLYLVTDEGDADTLYLAYLDLERGSQSDSKTRSGSEATRESATLETVVEGGEWNVDGIALDDETGRFVYSRNVEGYTELTVGEFDADDPTAFETFPEPDLPGGIAGGVSFDPDAERFALSTSGDTVNTNVFVVDIETGETERWTDAPTAGIPRASFDASDLVHVESFDELEVPGFLTLPDDRGEGTTPVIVDIHGGPESQRRPSFSSVKQYFLDRGYAYFEPNVRGSAGYGANYAALDDVEKRMDSVADIEACVEWLQDHPAVDPDRIVAKGGSYGGFMVLASLTEYPDLWAAGIDVVGIANFVTFLENTGDWRRELREAEYGSLAEDREFLEEISPINNVEHIDSPLFVLHGENDPRVPVGEAEQIAERAAEQGVPVRTLIFDDEGHGFSKLENRIEAYTEIVDFLDEHV, from the coding sequence CGGACGTTCTACGACGAACGCGTGACGTTCGCGTCGTGGTCGCCGGAGCGTCCGGAAGTAGTCTTCGGGATGGACGAAGGCGGCAACGAGCGCGCGCAGCTATTCAAGTTGGACGCCGAGACCGGCGAGATCACGAACCTCACGGGCAAGCCGGACGCGAAACACCGCTGGGGTGGCTGGAGTCACGACGGAGAGCGATTCGCGTTCGCCTCGAACCGACGCGACGAGTCGGTTTTCGACATCTACGTTCAGAATCGGACGGAGACGGGCGACGAGGCGACGCTCGTCTACGAGGGCGACGGCTGGCTCTCGCTCTCGGGGTGGTGCCCCGACGATTCGAAACTGCTCGTCTCGCAGGCGTACTCGAACTTCGATCAGGACCTCTACGTGCTCGATATCGAAGCTGAGGAACCCGAACTCGAGCACCTGACGCCCCACGAGGGTGACGTCCGATACCAGAGCGCCAGTTGGGCCCCCGACGGAAGCGGCCTCTACCTCGTCACCGACGAGGGCGACGCGGACACGCTCTATCTGGCGTATCTCGACCTCGAGCGTGGGTCACAAAGCGACTCGAAAACTCGATCGGGAAGCGAAGCGACCCGCGAGAGCGCGACTCTCGAGACGGTCGTCGAGGGAGGAGAGTGGAACGTCGACGGCATCGCGCTCGACGACGAGACGGGCCGGTTCGTCTACTCGCGAAACGTCGAGGGCTACACCGAACTCACGGTCGGCGAGTTCGACGCGGACGATCCGACCGCGTTCGAGACGTTCCCGGAACCGGATCTGCCGGGTGGAATCGCGGGCGGCGTCAGCTTCGACCCCGACGCGGAGCGCTTCGCGCTGTCTACCAGCGGCGATACGGTCAACACGAACGTCTTCGTCGTCGATATCGAGACCGGCGAGACGGAGCGTTGGACAGACGCCCCGACGGCTGGCATCCCTCGAGCGTCGTTCGACGCGTCCGACCTCGTCCACGTCGAGAGTTTCGACGAGTTGGAGGTCCCCGGCTTTCTGACGCTCCCCGACGACCGAGGGGAGGGGACCACGCCGGTTATCGTCGACATCCACGGCGGCCCCGAGAGCCAGCGTCGCCCCTCCTTCTCGAGCGTCAAGCAGTACTTCCTCGATCGGGGCTACGCCTACTTCGAGCCGAACGTTCGCGGGTCGGCGGGCTACGGTGCCAACTACGCCGCCCTCGATGACGTCGAGAAGCGGATGGACTCCGTGGCGGATATCGAGGCCTGCGTGGAGTGGCTCCAGGACCACCCCGCGGTCGACCCCGACCGAATCGTCGCCAAGGGTGGCTCCTACGGCGGATTCATGGTGCTCGCGTCGCTGACCGAGTATCCCGATCTGTGGGCCGCCGGCATCGACGTCGTCGGCATCGCGAACTTCGTCACGTTCCTCGAGAACACCGGAGACTGGCGTCGGGAGCTTCGAGAGGCCGAGTACGGCAGCCTCGCCGAGGATCGCGAGTTCCTCGAGGAAATTTCGCCGATCAACAACGTCGAACACATCGATTCGCCGTTGTTCGTCCTCCACGGCGAGAACGACCCCCGCGTGCCCGTCGGCGAGGCCGAACAGATCGCCGAGCGGGCGGCCGAACAGGGCGTGCCCGTCCGCACGCTCATCTTCGACGACGAGGGCCACGGCTTCTCGAAACTCGAGAACCGGATCGAAGCCTACACCGAAATCGTCGACTTCCTCGACGAACACGTGTAG